A single Lathamus discolor isolate bLatDis1 chromosome 16, bLatDis1.hap1, whole genome shotgun sequence DNA region contains:
- the B3GALT6 gene encoding beta-1,3-galactosyltransferase 6, whose translation MKPLRLLCRHKTALGLGGLSLFAVVLLYLAKCTSEGLRPLAAPRGLPHNQPAALPPRGARGQHPPAAPPPSPQETAFVAVLITSGPKYSERRSIIRSTWLSGTGRPPHDDVWSRFVIGTAGLGADELRSLELEQSRHRDLLLLPELRDSYENLTAKVLATYVWLDLHLDFQFALKADDDTFVRLDVLVEELRAKEPRRLYWGFFSGRGRVKSGGKWKESAWVLCDYYLPYALGGGYVISADLVHYLRISRDYLNMWQSEDVSLGVWLAPIDVKRVHDPRFDTEYKSRGCNNKYIVTHKQSIEDMLEKHQTLAKEGKLCKEEVKLRLSYMYDWGVPPSQCCLRKDGIP comes from the coding sequence ATGAAGCCGCTGCGGCTGCTGTGCCGCCACAAGACGGCCCTGGGCCTGGGCGGGCTCTCGCTCTTCGCTGTGGTCCTGCTCTACCTGGCCAAGTGCACCTCCGAGGGCCTCCGACCTCTGGCAGCCCCTCGCGGGCTCCCGCACAACCAGCCCGCGGCCCTGCCTCCGCGAGGTGCCCGGGGCCAGCAcccccccgcagccccgccACCCTCCCCTCAGGAGACCGCCTTCGTGGCCGTGCTCATCACTAGTGGCCCCAAGTACAGTGAGCGGCGCAGCATCATCCGCAGCACGTGGCTCTCGGGCACTGGGCGCCCACCTCACGATGATGTCTGGAGCCGCTTTGTCATTGGCACAGCGGGGCTCGGGGCAGATGAGCTCCGTAgcctggagctggagcagagccGGCACAGagacctcctcctcctgccagagCTGCGGGATTCCTACGAGAACCTGACTGCTAAAGTCCTGGCCACGTATGTCTGGCTGGATCTGCACCTGGACTTTCAGTTTGCCCTAAAGGCCGATGACGATACCTTTGTCCGCTTGGATGTGCTCGTGGAAGAGCTGAGAGCCAAGGAGCCACGTCGCCTCTATTGGGGCTTCTTTTCCGGCCGTGGTCGAGTGAAATCTGGTGGCAAATGGAAGGAGAGTGCCTGGGTGCTCTGTGACTACTACCTACCCTATGCTCTTGGCGGTGGTTACGTGATTTCTGCTGATCTGGTTCACTACTTGCGTATTAGCAGGGACTACCTGAACATGTGGCAGAGTGAAGATGTCTCGTTGGGCGTGTGGCTGGCTCCCATTGACGTGAAGAGAGTGCACGACCCTCGCTTTGACACCGAGTATAAGTCACGAGGTTGCAACAATAAGTACATAGTAACTCATAAGCAAAGCATCGAGGACATGCTGGAAAAGCACCAGACCCTGGCTAAAGAAGGAAAGCTCTGTAAGGAGGAGGTTAAGCTCAGGCTTTCCTACATGTATGACTGGGGAGTGCCTCCTTCACAGTGTTGCCTAAGGAAGGATGGCATCCCTTGA